In the Flavobacterium pallidum genome, one interval contains:
- a CDS encoding metallophosphoesterase, protein MIRWIIAIVIFLAIEIYAFQAFRTITKIRWVLCGYAIVSLLVLIFILYSFSQFDRSVGQNKQTLFTIGLFLVVYIPKILLTFVMFGEDLFRLAAGGINYFVNNDPDVAYIPSRRRFISQVGLALAAIPFASLIYGIFEGKYNFKVLKQNVYFPDLPDAFDGFRIIQISDVHSGSFDNKEKIEYAIDLINQQEADMMLFTGDIVNTFAKEMHPWIDTFNKIKGFQYGKYSVLGNHDYGEYLEWPSQSAKDENFRDIKALYGKIGFDLMLNRHTFIEKDGQKIALVGVENWGEGFKKAGDLAVASEGLTDQDFKILMSHDPSHWDIEVKSHPKHFQLTLAGHTHGMQFGIEIPGFIKWSPIQFKYPQWAGLYENTGRYVYVNRGLGYHAYPGRVGIWPEITVIQLKKGNKVA, encoded by the coding sequence ATGATTCGTTGGATTATTGCTATAGTGATCTTCCTTGCTATAGAAATTTACGCTTTCCAGGCTTTCCGCACCATTACCAAAATCCGTTGGGTATTGTGTGGCTATGCTATCGTAAGCCTGCTGGTTCTGATTTTCATCCTGTACTCCTTTTCACAATTCGACCGTTCGGTAGGGCAGAATAAGCAGACACTTTTTACGATCGGGCTTTTCCTTGTCGTTTACATTCCTAAGATTTTACTGACGTTTGTGATGTTTGGCGAAGACCTGTTCCGACTGGCAGCCGGAGGGATCAATTATTTTGTGAACAACGATCCGGATGTGGCATACATTCCTTCGCGGCGCAGGTTCATCAGCCAGGTGGGGCTGGCATTGGCGGCCATTCCTTTTGCGTCATTGATTTACGGCATTTTTGAAGGGAAATATAATTTTAAGGTGCTGAAACAGAATGTGTATTTTCCGGATTTGCCAGATGCTTTCGACGGCTTCAGGATTATACAGATTTCCGACGTGCACAGCGGCAGTTTCGACAATAAGGAAAAAATCGAATATGCAATCGACCTGATCAACCAGCAGGAAGCCGATATGATGCTATTTACAGGGGATATCGTCAATACTTTTGCCAAAGAAATGCATCCGTGGATTGATACCTTCAATAAAATCAAAGGTTTCCAATACGGAAAATATTCAGTTTTAGGGAACCATGATTATGGCGAATACCTCGAATGGCCTTCACAAAGTGCTAAAGATGAGAACTTCCGGGATATCAAAGCCCTTTACGGGAAAATAGGTTTTGACCTGATGCTGAACAGGCATACGTTTATAGAAAAAGACGGGCAGAAAATCGCATTGGTTGGCGTAGAGAACTGGGGAGAGGGTTTTAAGAAAGCCGGCGATCTGGCGGTAGCTTCTGAAGGGCTTACAGACCAGGATTTCAAGATACTGATGTCGCACGATCCGTCACATTGGGATATTGAAGTGAAAAGCCACCCGAAACATTTCCAGCTGACTTTAGCCGGGCATACGCACGGCATGCAGTTCGGGATTGAAATTCCGGGATTTATCAAATGGAGCCCAATCCAGTTCAAATACCCGCAATGGGCAGGATTGTATGAAAATACGGGTCGGTATGTGTATGTAAATCGCGGTTTGGGATACCATGCCTATCCCGGAAGGGTTGGGATCTGGCCTGAAATAACCGTTATACAACTAAAAAAAGGCAATAAAGTAGCGTAA
- a CDS encoding thioredoxin family protein translates to MSKFGELINAQVPVLIDFYTEWNEQSVSMHPVIRDVAAALGDKAKVIKIDVDKNQELADALRIKGLPTLMIYKDGEMIWRQSGELDANTIIGIVQEQL, encoded by the coding sequence ATGTCAAAATTTGGTGAGCTTATAAATGCCCAGGTTCCGGTACTGATTGACTTCTATACAGAGTGGAACGAGCAGTCTGTTTCCATGCATCCGGTGATCCGCGATGTGGCTGCCGCTTTGGGCGATAAGGCTAAAGTCATTAAGATTGATGTGGACAAGAATCAGGAACTGGCCGATGCCTTAAGGATTAAAGGACTGCCAACGCTGATGATTTACAAAGATGGCGAGATGATCTGGAGGCAATCCGGGGAGCTTGACGCAAACACCATCATCGGGATAGTCCAGGAGCAGCTTTAA
- a CDS encoding polysaccharide deacetylase family protein, which produces MNYKQQSSGCCFFMPMHFYWVKTNRFIKKFFSRYVWDIPNSGKTVYLTFDDGPTPKVTEWVLDVLNEHQIKATFFCIGNNISNNPAIFKRILNEGHSVGNHTYNHLKGWNTEDNTYLENFDLCQNVMAENNAPDLKLFRPPYGRIKSAQATEILKLGYKIIMWDILTVDYDKKVTPEKCIENATKKTTSGSIIIFHDSIKAFGNLEKALPETIRILKGKGYRFAALT; this is translated from the coding sequence TTGAATTACAAACAGCAATCTTCGGGTTGCTGTTTTTTTATGCCTATGCATTTCTATTGGGTTAAGACAAATCGTTTCATTAAGAAGTTTTTTTCACGCTATGTGTGGGACATTCCCAATAGCGGCAAAACGGTCTACCTGACGTTTGATGACGGGCCTACGCCGAAAGTAACGGAATGGGTTTTGGATGTATTAAACGAACACCAGATCAAAGCCACGTTTTTCTGCATCGGCAATAACATCAGTAATAATCCCGCAATATTTAAACGGATACTTAATGAGGGCCACTCTGTAGGGAATCACACCTACAACCACCTTAAAGGCTGGAACACCGAGGATAACACCTATCTTGAGAATTTCGATTTATGCCAAAACGTGATGGCAGAAAACAATGCGCCGGACCTAAAGTTATTCCGTCCGCCTTATGGCAGGATCAAATCGGCCCAGGCTACGGAAATCCTGAAACTCGGTTATAAAATCATCATGTGGGATATCCTTACCGTAGATTACGATAAAAAGGTAACTCCTGAAAAGTGTATTGAAAATGCCACCAAAAAAACAACTTCCGGAAGCATCATCATATTTCATGACAGCATCAAGGCTTTCGGAAACCTTGAAAAAGCATTGCCTGAAACGATCCGGATATTGAAGGGAAAGGGATACCGGTTTGCCGCTTTAACTTAA
- a CDS encoding glycosyltransferase family 117 protein, which produces MAAFNFKKWNTITGWCVFAIALITYTLTVEPTMSFWDCGEYIPTAAKLEVGHPPGAPLFQMLGAFFAMFAFGNDKLIALMVNMMSVFSSAFTILFMFWSSSIILKKVVSGYSELTKTNLVMILGSSAVGALAYTFSDSFWFNAVEAEVYAMAMLLISLLLWLGLRWEQDMHTPRGNRWLLIISLIIGLSFGVHFMALLTIPAIGFLYYFKNYEKITIKSFIIANIVVVAILLFIFKLLLPLTMSFFANTEVFMVNELNLPFNSGTIFVALLFIAFFYFGLRYTRSKGYVQINTGILCILFILIGFSTWMMLPIRANANTVINENKPSDAREVLAYYNREQYGVNPLFYGPQFSDMYAGLDKDEPYIDKEPNYERDYKTGKYVITNNYIKAEQNTSNAHKAILPRMWSTEHAENYMRFSHPLEFRMDPNYDYSEDLAQYGIDVETADPEQVQAAAAQLQSEVEKTVNEFRVAFQKKEIDIEGYSKFLKSYGDYLIIEKPSTVDNLSFMVEYQFGYMYWRYLMWNFSGRQNDIQGKYDNMDGNWMTGITPFDELRLGSQQNLPSDVLDNKGRNLYFALPFILGLIGFIYHVGKNLKSFYVLLVLFLFTGLALKIYLNERPFEPRERDYALVGSFYVFAMWIGFGVYSLYDSAKKWLSPKILAPLTIGITLLAGPVLMASQNWDDHDRSGKYTAVSMAKAYLNSCEPNAILFTIGDNDTFPLWYAQEIEKVRTDVRIVNTSLLMTDWYIDQMKSKAYNSDPMPISFTHDQYVGDKLDYIAYTGQSDVRPDINSFINFIATDDPTGRNIIELKNGQKIHFYPTNKIRIPVDKNSVIANKVVNPKYNDSIVPYIDITIKGQAIYKNRLMMLDIIKNNNWKRPVYFTGGSFGDDDYIWMKDYLQLDGMVYKLVPVRTPFNKDSSQLDMGQIDSEKMYDIVMKWDWGNGESPHIYHDPETRKNSISFRTNLARLMDQLILEGKTDKARKVIELAMQKMPFEYYGYYVMLDSFVNGYYKIGDAANARKLSAKIIRKYQENLNYYSKLSISEQNDIHMDIFNDIYKYKGQIDIMKENKDMALYGPAHDTFLSYTKRFAKLYEIHHFEKEE; this is translated from the coding sequence ATGGCGGCATTCAACTTCAAAAAATGGAATACGATTACCGGATGGTGCGTATTCGCAATCGCTTTAATCACTTACACCTTAACGGTCGAGCCGACAATGAGTTTCTGGGATTGCGGGGAGTACATCCCGACCGCAGCGAAACTCGAAGTGGGCCACCCGCCGGGAGCGCCATTGTTCCAGATGTTGGGCGCGTTTTTCGCGATGTTCGCTTTTGGAAATGATAAGCTGATTGCACTGATGGTCAATATGATGTCGGTATTTTCGAGTGCTTTTACAATTCTTTTTATGTTTTGGTCGTCATCAATAATCCTTAAGAAAGTCGTTTCCGGTTATTCAGAATTGACTAAAACCAACCTTGTGATGATCCTTGGAAGTTCCGCTGTAGGCGCTTTGGCTTATACATTTTCGGATAGTTTCTGGTTTAATGCCGTCGAAGCCGAAGTATATGCGATGGCCATGCTGCTCATCTCCTTATTATTATGGCTCGGTCTGCGTTGGGAACAGGACATGCATACGCCCAGAGGGAATCGCTGGCTCTTGATTATTTCGTTAATTATTGGATTGTCATTTGGTGTACACTTCATGGCTTTGCTGACCATTCCTGCCATCGGATTTTTGTATTATTTCAAAAATTACGAAAAAATCACGATCAAGAGTTTTATCATTGCCAACATCGTTGTGGTGGCGATATTGCTGTTCATTTTTAAGCTTCTCCTGCCTTTAACCATGTCGTTCTTTGCAAATACGGAAGTATTTATGGTCAATGAACTCAACCTGCCTTTCAATTCCGGAACGATATTCGTTGCGTTGTTATTCATTGCTTTTTTCTATTTTGGACTACGGTACACACGCAGCAAGGGCTATGTGCAGATCAACACTGGAATCCTATGCATCTTATTCATCCTGATCGGGTTCTCCACCTGGATGATGCTGCCGATACGTGCCAATGCCAATACCGTGATCAATGAGAACAAGCCTTCGGATGCAAGGGAAGTATTAGCGTATTACAACAGGGAACAATACGGCGTGAATCCGTTATTTTACGGCCCGCAGTTTTCTGACATGTATGCCGGACTTGACAAAGATGAACCATACATCGACAAAGAGCCTAATTACGAAAGGGATTACAAAACCGGAAAATACGTCATTACCAACAACTACATCAAGGCGGAGCAAAACACTTCCAATGCACACAAAGCCATCCTGCCAAGGATGTGGAGTACGGAACACGCCGAAAACTACATGAGATTCAGCCATCCGCTGGAATTCAGGATGGACCCGAATTACGACTATTCGGAAGATTTGGCGCAATACGGCATCGATGTCGAAACTGCCGATCCTGAACAAGTGCAGGCTGCAGCCGCACAATTGCAATCGGAAGTTGAGAAAACCGTTAATGAATTCAGGGTAGCCTTCCAAAAGAAGGAAATCGATATCGAAGGCTATTCAAAATTCCTGAAAAGCTACGGGGATTACCTTATTATTGAAAAACCTTCTACGGTTGACAATTTGAGTTTTATGGTGGAATACCAGTTCGGATACATGTACTGGCGCTACCTGATGTGGAATTTCAGCGGCAGGCAAAACGACATCCAGGGAAAATATGACAATATGGACGGCAACTGGATGACCGGGATTACTCCATTTGACGAACTCCGCTTGGGCTCCCAGCAAAACCTTCCGTCCGATGTTTTAGACAATAAGGGCCGCAACCTGTATTTTGCATTGCCTTTTATCCTCGGGCTGATCGGTTTCATCTATCACGTTGGCAAAAACCTGAAAAGTTTCTATGTTTTACTGGTATTGTTCCTTTTCACAGGACTGGCGCTAAAAATCTACCTTAACGAAAGGCCTTTTGAGCCGCGTGAGAGGGATTATGCCCTGGTAGGTTCCTTTTATGTTTTTGCGATGTGGATCGGATTCGGGGTGTATTCGCTTTATGATTCTGCCAAAAAATGGCTTTCGCCGAAAATCCTTGCTCCTTTGACAATCGGAATCACCTTATTGGCGGGTCCGGTACTCATGGCCAGCCAAAACTGGGATGACCACGACCGTTCCGGAAAATATACTGCCGTTTCTATGGCAAAAGCATACCTGAATTCCTGTGAACCCAACGCTATTTTATTTACGATAGGTGACAACGATACGTTCCCGCTTTGGTATGCGCAGGAAATCGAAAAAGTACGGACTGACGTGCGCATTGTCAACACCAGCTTATTGATGACCGATTGGTACATTGACCAGATGAAATCCAAAGCTTATAATTCAGATCCGATGCCGATTTCATTTACGCACGATCAATATGTAGGCGATAAACTTGATTATATTGCTTACACAGGCCAATCGGACGTGCGCCCGGACATCAATTCATTCATAAACTTCATTGCCACAGACGATCCTACAGGCAGGAATATCATTGAATTGAAAAATGGCCAGAAGATTCATTTCTATCCCACAAATAAAATCCGCATCCCGGTTGACAAGAATAGTGTCATCGCTAATAAAGTGGTCAACCCTAAATATAATGACTCCATCGTACCTTATATTGATATCACGATCAAAGGCCAGGCCATTTATAAAAACAGGCTGATGATGCTCGATATCATCAAGAACAACAACTGGAAACGCCCGGTATATTTTACAGGCGGAAGTTTCGGCGATGATGATTACATCTGGATGAAAGATTATTTGCAGCTTGACGGCATGGTGTACAAACTCGTTCCTGTGAGGACACCTTTCAACAAGGATTCAAGCCAGCTGGATATGGGGCAGATCGATTCTGAAAAGATGTATGATATCGTCATGAAATGGGATTGGGGCAATGGGGAAAGCCCACACATTTACCATGATCCGGAAACCAGGAAAAACAGTATTTCATTCCGCACGAACCTCGCCAGGCTGATGGACCAGCTCATCCTTGAAGGCAAGACCGACAAAGCGAGGAAAGTGATTGAACTGGCCATGCAGAAAATGCCTTTCGAATATTACGGTTATTATGTCATGCTAGATTCTTTCGTAAACGGATATTATAAGATTGGCGATGCGGCCAATGCCCGGAAGCTTTCAGCAAAAATCATCAGGAAGTACCAGGAGAACCTGAACTATTACAGCAAACTGTCCATCAGTGAGCAAAATGACATCCATATGGATATCTTCAATGATATTTACAAGTACAAAGGGCAGATTGACATCATGAAGGAGAATAAGGATATGGCGCTATACGGCCCTGCGCACGACACCTTCCTGAGCTATACGAAAAGGTTTGCGAAATTGTACGAGATACACCATTTTGAAAAAGAAGAATAA
- a CDS encoding universal stress protein: MKRILVPTDFSEHANYAMNVAAQIAKKTNSDLYLLNLLDLPTHMNDAVSSGVNIPEVMLFLKKTQEKLDLLKENGELDGIHVVTEARSEKAFEGIATYSKEHNIDLIVMGSHGASGFDNNTIGSITEKTVRTSDVPVLVVKNDTPNFKADNFVFASDFSAEIKKPFQKLVDFANIFDADLNLVMINTPNSFRSTTEAEKVMNDFIRDFTISRHSLHIYNDYNVEKGILNYANKVDADVIGVCTHGRTGFSHFFNGSISEDLVSHAARPVITFKI, encoded by the coding sequence TTTCTGAACACGCAAACTACGCCATGAATGTCGCGGCACAAATCGCCAAAAAAACCAATAGCGACCTTTATCTCCTCAATCTACTTGACCTTCCCACTCACATGAACGATGCCGTAAGCAGCGGTGTCAACATCCCAGAAGTGATGCTTTTCCTGAAAAAAACACAGGAAAAACTTGACCTTCTTAAAGAAAACGGCGAACTGGACGGCATACACGTGGTTACAGAAGCCCGAAGCGAAAAAGCCTTTGAAGGGATTGCCACTTACAGCAAAGAGCACAATATAGACCTTATCGTAATGGGCTCTCATGGCGCCTCGGGATTTGACAATAATACCATCGGATCGATTACGGAAAAAACCGTCCGCACTTCCGACGTTCCGGTGCTGGTTGTAAAAAATGACACGCCGAACTTTAAAGCTGATAATTTTGTTTTTGCTTCGGATTTTTCAGCAGAAATTAAAAAGCCTTTCCAGAAACTTGTGGATTTTGCCAATATTTTCGACGCAGACCTTAACCTTGTAATGATCAATACACCTAACAGTTTCAGGTCGACTACAGAAGCTGAAAAAGTCATGAATGATTTCATCAGAGACTTTACCATCAGCAGGCATTCACTGCACATCTACAACGATTATAACGTAGAAAAAGGCATCCTGAATTATGCCAATAAGGTTGATGCCGATGTTATTGGTGTTTGCACACACGGGCGTACCGGGTTTTCACATTTCTTCAATGGAAGCATCAGCGAGGATTTGGTAAGCCATGCGGCAAGGCCTGTGATAACTTTCAAAATATGA